In the genome of Chrysemys picta bellii isolate R12L10 chromosome 17, ASM1138683v2, whole genome shotgun sequence, one region contains:
- the LOC101939824 gene encoding ADP-ribosylation factor 6-like: MGKMLSKIFGNKEMRILMLGLDAAGKTTILYKLKLGQSVTTIPTVGFNVETVTYKNVKFNVWDVGGQDKIRPLWRHYYTGTQGLIFVVDCADRDRIDEGRQELHRIINDREMRDAIILIFANKQDLPDAMKPHEIQEKLGLTRIRDRNWYVQPSCATSGEGLCEGLMWLTSNYKS; encoded by the coding sequence ATGGGGAAAATGCTGTCCAAGATCTTCGGCAATAAGGAGATGCGGATTCTGATGCTAGGACTGGACGCGGCCGGGAAGACCACCATCCTTTACAAGCTGAAGCTGGGCCAGTCGGTCACCACCATCCCCACCGTGGGCTTCAACGTAGAGACGGTGACCTACAAGAACGTCAAGTTCAACGTCTGGGACGTGGGGGGCCAGGACAAGATCCGGCCCCTCTGGAGACACTACTACACGGGTACCCAGGGGCTCATCTTCGTGGTGGACTGCGCCGATCGCGACCGGATCGACGAAGGCCGGCAGGAGCTGCACCGCATCATTAACGACCGGGAGATGCGAGACGCCATCATCCTCATCTTCGCCAACAAGCAGGACCTACCCGACGCCATGAAGCCCCACGAAATCCAGGAGAAACTGGGACTGACGCGCATTAGGGACAGGAATTGGTATGTCCAGCCCTCGTGCGCGACGTCGGGGGAAGGACTCTGCGAAGGTCTGATGTGGCTGACATCCAATTACAAATCCTAA
- the LOC101947938 gene encoding SPARC-related modular calcium-binding protein 1-like isoform X2, producing MACLRWGLLLLLGGPALAAPLRWDRSPFIISESERGPPCPAECPRERHRPVCASDGKLYKSQCVFQRARCQEPLLQALPRFRCGGAHRDPTSLNLTRCQEDRAAALARRQADSIYVPECNEDGSFLQVQCHRQTGYCWCATTEGKPVSGTSVLNQTPNCTGSYVVRPSWQDPNSSRREGGRPRPTPASPPPHKQEEGTSLPFLIPIILPDFKPNRTVKQIQEFPPSCEQERLEALEEIQQHQQEGTFVPECEGDGTYKPVQCHQATGYCWCVQADTGRPVPGTSTRNFPPDCESDVAAKSAEMGSLFRDRALPGCPGPKKAEFLSNLMKALTSDMTQSRLMPITHRRLSDRTPGPSLEERAARWHFVRLDKDFSDGLSERELRPLKLYVKQHARPKRCARKFLEYCDLDANRLVSLPELRGCLGLS from the exons TTCATCATCTCGGAGAGCGAGCGGGGGCCGCCGTGCCCAGCCGAATGCCCCCGCGAGCGCCACCGGCCCGTCTGCGCCTCCGACGGCAAACTCTACAAATCCCAGTGTGTCTTCCAGCGCGCCCGGTGCCAGGAGCCCctcctccaggcactgccccgcTTCCGCTGTGGGGGCGCCCACCGCGACCCCACCA GCCTGAACCTCACCCGGTGCCAAGAGGATCGTGCAGCCGCGCTGGCCCGGCGCCAGGCGGACTCCATCTACGTCCCTGAGTGTAACGAGGACGGCTCCTTCTTGCAG GTGCAGTGCCACAGGCAGACGGGCTACTGCTGGTGCGCCACCACCGAGGGCAAACCCGTCAGCGGGACGTCCGTGCTCAACCAGACGCCCAACTGCACAG GTTCCTATGTGGTGCGACCATCCTGGCAGGACCCTAACTCATCACGGAGAG AAGGcgggagacccaggcccaccccggcaagccccccgccccacaaGCAGGAAG AGGGGACCTCGCTGCCGTTCCTCATACCCATCATCCTCCCCGACTTCAAGCCCAACCGCACGGTGAAGCAGATTCAAG AGTTCCCTCCGTCCTGCGAGCAGGAGCGGCTGGAGGCCCTCGAGGAAattcaacagcatcagcaggaGGGGACCTTCGTCCCGGAGTGCGAGGGAGATGGCACCTACAAACCTGTCCAGTGCCACCAGGCCACGGGCTACTGCTGGTGCGTGCAGGCCGACACCGGCCGGCCCGTCCCTGGCACCTCCACCAG GAACTTCCCGCCAGACTGCGAGTCTGATGTCGCGGCCAAGAGCGCGGAGATGGGCTCTCTCTTCCGGGACAGGGCGCTGCCAG GCTGCCCGGGTCCCAAGAAGGCGGAGTTCCTGTCCAATCTGATGAAGGCCTTGACGTCCGACATGACCCAGTCCCGGCTTATGCCCATCACGCATAGGAG GCTGTCGGATCGCACGCCGGGCCCCAGCCTGGAGGAGCGGGCGGCGCGCTGGCATTTCGTGCGCCTGGACAAGGACTTCAGCGACGGGCTGAGCGAGCGGGAGCTGCGGCCCCTCAAGCTCTACGTGAAGCAGCACGCGCGGCCCAAGCGCTGCGCCCGCAAGTTCCTGGAGTACTGCGACCTGGACGCCAACCGGCTCGTCTCCCTGCcggagctcaggggctgcctgGGACTCAGCTAG
- the LOC101947938 gene encoding SPARC-related modular calcium-binding protein 1-like isoform X1, with protein sequence MACLRWGLLLLLGGPALAAPLRWDRSPFIISESERGPPCPAECPRERHRPVCASDGKLYKSQCVFQRARCQEPLLQALPRFRCGGAHRDPTSLNLTRCQEDRAAALARRQADSIYVPECNEDGSFLQVQCHRQTGYCWCATTEGKPVSGTSVLNQTPNCTGSYVVRPSWQDPNSSRRVAFELFSSLNAEGGRPRPTPASPPPHKQEEGTSLPFLIPIILPDFKPNRTVKQIQEFPPSCEQERLEALEEIQQHQQEGTFVPECEGDGTYKPVQCHQATGYCWCVQADTGRPVPGTSTRNFPPDCESDVAAKSAEMGSLFRDRALPGCPGPKKAEFLSNLMKALTSDMTQSRLMPITHRRLSDRTPGPSLEERAARWHFVRLDKDFSDGLSERELRPLKLYVKQHARPKRCARKFLEYCDLDANRLVSLPELRGCLGLS encoded by the exons TTCATCATCTCGGAGAGCGAGCGGGGGCCGCCGTGCCCAGCCGAATGCCCCCGCGAGCGCCACCGGCCCGTCTGCGCCTCCGACGGCAAACTCTACAAATCCCAGTGTGTCTTCCAGCGCGCCCGGTGCCAGGAGCCCctcctccaggcactgccccgcTTCCGCTGTGGGGGCGCCCACCGCGACCCCACCA GCCTGAACCTCACCCGGTGCCAAGAGGATCGTGCAGCCGCGCTGGCCCGGCGCCAGGCGGACTCCATCTACGTCCCTGAGTGTAACGAGGACGGCTCCTTCTTGCAG GTGCAGTGCCACAGGCAGACGGGCTACTGCTGGTGCGCCACCACCGAGGGCAAACCCGTCAGCGGGACGTCCGTGCTCAACCAGACGCCCAACTGCACAG GTTCCTATGTGGTGCGACCATCCTGGCAGGACCCTAACTCATCACGGAGAG TGGCCTTCGAACTGTTTTCCTCCCTGAATGCAGAAGGcgggagacccaggcccaccccggcaagccccccgccccacaaGCAGGAAG AGGGGACCTCGCTGCCGTTCCTCATACCCATCATCCTCCCCGACTTCAAGCCCAACCGCACGGTGAAGCAGATTCAAG AGTTCCCTCCGTCCTGCGAGCAGGAGCGGCTGGAGGCCCTCGAGGAAattcaacagcatcagcaggaGGGGACCTTCGTCCCGGAGTGCGAGGGAGATGGCACCTACAAACCTGTCCAGTGCCACCAGGCCACGGGCTACTGCTGGTGCGTGCAGGCCGACACCGGCCGGCCCGTCCCTGGCACCTCCACCAG GAACTTCCCGCCAGACTGCGAGTCTGATGTCGCGGCCAAGAGCGCGGAGATGGGCTCTCTCTTCCGGGACAGGGCGCTGCCAG GCTGCCCGGGTCCCAAGAAGGCGGAGTTCCTGTCCAATCTGATGAAGGCCTTGACGTCCGACATGACCCAGTCCCGGCTTATGCCCATCACGCATAGGAG GCTGTCGGATCGCACGCCGGGCCCCAGCCTGGAGGAGCGGGCGGCGCGCTGGCATTTCGTGCGCCTGGACAAGGACTTCAGCGACGGGCTGAGCGAGCGGGAGCTGCGGCCCCTCAAGCTCTACGTGAAGCAGCACGCGCGGCCCAAGCGCTGCGCCCGCAAGTTCCTGGAGTACTGCGACCTGGACGCCAACCGGCTCGTCTCCCTGCcggagctcaggggctgcctgGGACTCAGCTAG